In one Paenibacillus sp. JQZ6Y-1 genomic region, the following are encoded:
- a CDS encoding general stress protein — MNRKIVGVFETNREASSAIDDLKHHGFEADEISVITKDREELRRITDETDTKAPEGVAAGAATGGVLGGTAGLLAGLGALAIPGIGPILAAGPIAATIAGAAVGAGAGGLVGGLIGMGIPEEEAQQYEGYVEEGRILVLVDEDERYDHAYGIFRNNRSLNQQTYRTRSATQSGNTMTGGNRYD, encoded by the coding sequence ATGAACAGAAAAATTGTAGGCGTGTTCGAAACGAACCGCGAAGCATCAAGTGCCATCGACGATCTCAAACATCACGGATTTGAAGCGGATGAGATTTCCGTTATTACCAAAGACCGTGAAGAACTTCGTCGAATTACCGATGAGACCGACACCAAAGCGCCGGAAGGCGTCGCTGCTGGTGCAGCAACTGGTGGTGTGCTCGGTGGTACGGCCGGCCTACTGGCAGGTCTGGGAGCACTGGCAATACCGGGTATCGGTCCTATCCTTGCGGCAGGTCCAATCGCAGCTACCATTGCAGGTGCAGCGGTCGGTGCAGGCGCAGGCGGCCTTGTTGGCGGTCTCATTGGAATGGGAATCCCGGAAGAGGAAGCACAGCAATATGAAGGCTACGTAGAAGAAGGGCGGATTCTGGTACTTGTCGATGAAGACGAGCGATATGATCATGCGTATGGCATTTTCCGTAACAATCGTTCTCTAAATCAACAAACGTATCGTACCCGCAGCGCTACACAATCAGGTAACACAATGACAGGAGGCAATCGATATGACTAA
- a CDS encoding acyltransferase, whose translation MTSKPRLGEIEILRGMAFAAVVLQHSIAHYSVTPELGMADGVRLTLLLIAAKFAVPAFIFITGLVLFYNYDGQLAYGSFIRKRFKDIVVPYVLWSLLYMVLNGILLHQSPVWWLPDMLRFWITGKSSYHLWYIVMIIPMYLLFPWLRRLVRRLDVMISNSGRRALLAVVGLTVGYEALLLLRPWLTDMFNAWQVPGVSAYFTIYADRNIVYYLYYFLLGALAGLHITAFLKLLQTLKWPIVISCVIFTLYYAGLVLGGSFPPGPGFGPRFMALILLQPWMALFLVSLVLGVYMLALNINQSASGRQRQMWITLSRYSYGGYLAHALMLQYAYVMDDWLFSDWNSTLRTILVWIIALVLSVAVTYGLSRLKFGTWLTGIPYRKAR comes from the coding sequence ATGACCTCCAAACCAAGACTTGGCGAAATCGAGATTTTGCGTGGCATGGCCTTTGCCGCCGTTGTGCTACAGCATTCGATCGCTCACTATTCCGTTACACCCGAATTGGGGATGGCGGATGGTGTAAGACTTACGTTACTATTAATAGCGGCCAAATTTGCGGTACCGGCCTTTATTTTCATTACAGGGTTGGTACTTTTTTATAACTATGACGGTCAATTGGCATATGGTTCCTTTATCCGCAAGCGATTCAAGGATATTGTCGTTCCGTATGTACTCTGGTCATTGCTCTATATGGTACTGAATGGCATATTGCTGCATCAGTCACCAGTATGGTGGTTGCCGGATATGCTCAGATTCTGGATCACGGGCAAATCAAGTTACCATTTATGGTACATTGTGATGATTATTCCGATGTATCTGCTGTTTCCTTGGCTGCGCAGACTGGTACGACGTCTGGACGTCATGATCAGTAACAGTGGGCGTAGAGCGCTACTAGCAGTTGTAGGATTAACCGTTGGATATGAAGCATTATTGTTGCTGCGTCCTTGGCTGACGGATATGTTCAACGCCTGGCAGGTTCCGGGGGTATCGGCGTATTTTACGATCTATGCCGATCGCAACATCGTATATTATTTGTACTACTTTCTTCTCGGAGCACTCGCCGGGTTACATATCACTGCTTTTCTGAAGCTATTGCAAACGCTCAAATGGCCGATTGTGATCTCATGTGTCATTTTCACACTGTATTATGCAGGACTTGTGCTAGGCGGTTCGTTTCCGCCGGGACCGGGCTTTGGCCCGCGCTTTATGGCACTCATTCTGTTGCAGCCGTGGATGGCGCTATTTCTGGTGTCGCTGGTGCTGGGGGTGTACATGCTGGCCCTGAATATCAACCAAAGCGCTAGTGGACGTCAACGACAAATGTGGATCACGCTGAGTCGGTATTCGTATGGTGGATATTTGGCACATGCTCTGATGCTGCAATATGCGTATGTGATGGACGATTGGTTATTCAGCGATTGGAATAGTACACTGCGTACTATCCTAGTATGGATTATAGCGCTAGTACTGTCGGTCGCGGTGACGTATGGTCTATCTCGACTCAAATTCGGCACATGGCTGACAGGCATTCCTTATCGAAAAGCCCGCTAG
- a CDS encoding helix-turn-helix transcriptional regulator, producing MAFMIAQRAFIKLYLITMVEEHRGYGYEMLESMKERFKDFGYSPPQSEIYRALHELVHDGIFYRTKQLKGNDPKVDFQEIVIYHFTDDGPEKAKLYKKQVKTDLDRCIGMLNRAEADNYR from the coding sequence ATGGCATTTATGATTGCACAGCGGGCGTTTATCAAGCTGTACCTGATTACGATGGTGGAGGAGCATCGCGGCTATGGCTACGAAATGCTGGAAAGCATGAAGGAACGCTTTAAGGATTTCGGTTATTCGCCTCCGCAAAGCGAGATTTACCGCGCCTTGCATGAACTGGTGCATGACGGGATTTTTTATCGTACCAAGCAACTAAAAGGTAATGATCCGAAGGTTGATTTTCAGGAGATTGTTATATATCATTTTACAGATGATGGACCAGAAAAGGCGAAGCTGTACAAAAAGCAGGTCAAAACCGATTTGGATCGCTGCATTGGCATGTTGAATCGCGCCGAGGCGGACAATTACAGATAA
- a CDS encoding Gfo/Idh/MocA family protein, which translates to MTERKLQWGIISTADIAVSAIIPSIKESMRNEVLAISSRNVEHAAEVAERCGIPRFYGSYEELLADPDIDAVYIPLPNHLHKEWTIKSAEAGKHVLCEKPAALEASDAAEMVDACRKQGVTFAEGFMYRYHPKHTRVREIIHSGEIGMVRSLHGRFTSNNADDLENVRYRREMGGGSLYDLGVYPVSAARMYFGAEPTAVTVHALFSAKHDHVDMMASGLLEFPNSRSATFECGMWAYPSCALEIIGTKGRIKLPYAFRRDDHSDEPQITIYTDEGKREEHMEVANHFALQVDAFAAAVLDGMPLPYSPEDAIRNTRVIAACLESARKGEKIRIV; encoded by the coding sequence ATGACTGAGCGTAAATTGCAGTGGGGCATCATCAGCACTGCGGACATTGCTGTAAGCGCAATCATACCTTCTATTAAAGAATCCATGCGCAATGAAGTGCTGGCGATCTCCAGTCGAAATGTAGAGCATGCCGCTGAGGTCGCTGAGCGCTGTGGGATTCCTCGTTTCTATGGTAGCTATGAAGAGCTGCTTGCCGATCCTGACATTGATGCAGTGTATATTCCACTGCCCAACCATCTGCATAAGGAATGGACGATCAAATCGGCAGAAGCGGGCAAGCATGTATTATGTGAAAAGCCCGCTGCATTGGAAGCTTCTGATGCAGCAGAGATGGTAGACGCGTGTCGCAAGCAGGGCGTGACGTTTGCCGAGGGTTTTATGTATCGGTACCATCCGAAGCATACGCGAGTGCGCGAGATTATTCATTCTGGCGAGATCGGTATGGTGCGTAGCCTGCATGGACGTTTTACGTCCAATAACGCGGACGATCTGGAAAATGTACGTTATCGACGGGAGATGGGCGGCGGATCATTATATGATCTTGGCGTGTATCCGGTCTCGGCGGCACGCATGTATTTTGGTGCGGAGCCGACGGCGGTAACGGTGCATGCACTCTTTTCGGCAAAGCATGATCATGTTGATATGATGGCTTCTGGGCTGCTTGAATTTCCTAATTCACGCTCGGCTACATTTGAATGTGGGATGTGGGCATATCCGAGTTGTGCACTGGAAATTATCGGTACGAAAGGCCGAATTAAGCTGCCGTATGCGTTTCGGCGTGATGATCATAGCGATGAGCCACAGATTACTATTTATACGGATGAGGGCAAGCGAGAGGAGCATATGGAGGTAGCCAACCATTTTGCTTTACAGGTAGACGCGTTTGCGGCGGCCGTGCTGGATGGTATGCCATTACCGTATAGCCCAGAGGATGCGATCCGCAATACACGGGTGATCGCTGCCTGTCTCGAATCGGCGCGCAAGGGAGAGAAGATTCGAATTGTGTAG
- a CDS encoding aldose 1-epimerase encodes MSNQSSTFEQAYQGEPAVWLRYGDLEAAVLPSVGANLIAYRDHGNGYRFLREPEEQEMDAFRASPGVNGIPVLFPPNRYEDGTFTWNGRTYTFPINEPETNNHLHGFLHTIVWDVDFHEANDQESRVGLSVSIDESHPVYSYWPHSFTAKLVYTLSANGLQQQISIQNHGNDPMPMMLAFHTALNAPFAPDSSADDITFHANIGQRREMTERMLPTGGFQPLSAWEQQLKEEGANPYGEEMDNHYTAEPRNGRNIAEIVDHRLGVKLVYDVGTGYKHWMIWNCKASGSFLCPEPQTNLVNAPNVDLPDEEKGFISLKQGEIWEETSRLYVVKSL; translated from the coding sequence ATGTCCAATCAGTCCAGTACGTTTGAACAAGCTTATCAAGGAGAACCCGCAGTATGGCTTCGTTATGGGGATTTGGAAGCGGCGGTATTGCCCAGTGTAGGTGCCAATCTAATTGCTTATCGCGATCATGGTAACGGTTACCGTTTTTTGCGGGAGCCAGAGGAGCAGGAAATGGATGCATTTCGCGCTAGTCCAGGGGTAAATGGTATTCCGGTACTGTTTCCGCCAAACCGATACGAAGATGGTACATTTACATGGAACGGTCGCACGTATACGTTCCCAATCAATGAGCCGGAAACGAATAACCATCTGCACGGATTCCTGCATACCATTGTATGGGATGTCGATTTCCATGAAGCGAATGATCAGGAGAGTCGGGTTGGGCTTAGTGTGAGCATTGACGAATCGCATCCGGTGTACAGCTATTGGCCGCATTCCTTTACAGCGAAACTAGTCTACACCTTATCGGCAAATGGATTGCAGCAACAGATCAGCATCCAAAATCATGGCAACGATCCAATGCCGATGATGCTGGCATTCCATACCGCACTGAATGCTCCATTCGCACCAGATAGCAGCGCGGATGATATAACCTTCCACGCAAATATTGGCCAGCGTCGCGAGATGACGGAGCGGATGTTGCCAACTGGTGGCTTCCAGCCATTATCGGCATGGGAGCAGCAATTGAAGGAGGAAGGCGCGAACCCGTACGGCGAAGAAATGGACAACCATTATACTGCTGAGCCGCGCAATGGTCGCAATATCGCGGAGATCGTCGATCATCGCCTCGGTGTGAAGCTGGTATATGATGTAGGAACTGGCTATAAGCACTGGATGATCTGGAACTGCAAAGCATCCGGCAGCTTCCTCTGTCCAGAACCGCAAACCAATCTGGTGAACGCACCGAATGTGGATTTGCCAGATGAGGAGAAGGGCTTTATTAGTCTCAAGCAAGGCGAGATTTGGGAAGAAACCTCTCGTCTGTATGTGGTGAAATCGCTGTAA
- a CDS encoding metal ABC transporter ATP-binding protein: MLLASMQDVVFGYDREPVVNRLSMEIYSNEFMALSGPNGAAKTTSLKLLLGILKPWSGRVQINRNEKGGKPVIGYVPQQVASFNSGFPSTVFELVRSGCYMRLGLFRGFKQKQEALVRSSLEAVGMWELRDRKIGELSGGQKQRVCIARALAQEPDVLILDEPTTGMDLESRRGFYELMSHHVKQHGRTVVMVTHGLEEAEPYLDRTIRLEREEGGGWACLTTSSCSVRFGPEE, translated from the coding sequence TTGTTACTGGCGTCAATGCAGGACGTAGTGTTCGGCTATGATCGCGAACCGGTGGTTAACCGGCTGTCGATGGAAATATACAGCAATGAATTTATGGCATTAAGCGGACCGAATGGTGCTGCTAAGACAACATCGCTCAAGCTGCTGCTCGGCATTTTGAAACCGTGGAGTGGACGAGTACAGATTAACCGCAATGAAAAGGGTGGTAAGCCGGTCATCGGGTATGTACCGCAGCAGGTTGCTTCATTCAATAGCGGTTTTCCTAGTACAGTGTTTGAACTGGTACGTTCGGGATGTTATATGCGTCTTGGTCTGTTCCGAGGGTTTAAGCAAAAACAGGAGGCTCTGGTACGCAGCTCCTTGGAGGCTGTCGGTATGTGGGAACTGCGCGATCGTAAGATCGGTGAGCTGTCCGGTGGACAGAAGCAGCGCGTATGTATTGCTCGCGCGCTTGCTCAGGAGCCAGATGTGTTGATTTTGGATGAACCGACTACGGGGATGGATCTAGAGAGCCGTAGAGGATTTTACGAATTGATGAGTCATCATGTGAAACAACACGGTCGTACCGTTGTTATGGTGACACACGGGCTGGAAGAAGCGGAGCCGTATCTGGACCGCACGATTCGGCTCGAACGAGAGGAGGGTGGCGGATGGGCATGTTTGACTACGAGTTCATGCAGCGTGCGTTTTGGGCCGGAGGAATGA
- a CDS encoding metal ABC transporter permease — translation MGMFDYEFMQRAFWAGGMIAIIAPLLGVYLVLRRQVLMADTLSHVSLAGVAIGAIAGINPSVGGFIVAILGALVIERLRQNFRGYGEVSIAVIMTGGLALALVLMSMDSGLNRSFSSYLFGSIVAVSTEQLWIIGAVFAVVLIFWVLMRRPLYNITFDEETAQIGGTHVRWLSQTFSVLTGMTVAAAMPIVGVLLVSALMALPAALSLRFARGFTSALIMAVAIGLIGMFGGLTTSYYVNTPPGATVALLLLSFLLIGLGIQRIVNRLRRGNDSGYAPDLDSRRFWQRQNAGAQKSKVQTEVLHKN, via the coding sequence ATGGGCATGTTTGACTACGAGTTCATGCAGCGTGCGTTTTGGGCCGGAGGAATGATTGCTATAATCGCGCCGCTACTCGGTGTATACCTCGTGCTGCGTAGACAGGTGTTGATGGCTGATACGCTGTCACACGTTTCGCTGGCAGGTGTCGCTATTGGTGCGATTGCTGGTATTAACCCATCAGTTGGTGGATTCATTGTCGCCATTTTGGGCGCGTTGGTGATTGAACGACTACGACAAAATTTCCGTGGGTATGGCGAAGTGTCGATTGCCGTTATTATGACGGGCGGTTTGGCGCTGGCGCTTGTATTAATGAGTATGGATTCTGGCTTGAATCGCAGCTTTAGCTCGTATCTGTTCGGCTCGATTGTAGCCGTTAGTACAGAGCAACTATGGATTATTGGAGCGGTATTTGCCGTTGTGCTTATTTTCTGGGTACTGATGAGACGACCGCTATACAATATTACATTTGACGAAGAGACCGCACAGATCGGTGGTACCCATGTACGCTGGCTGTCACAAACGTTCTCCGTCTTGACTGGTATGACTGTAGCGGCAGCGATGCCGATTGTCGGCGTACTGCTCGTATCCGCGCTTATGGCATTACCGGCGGCATTGTCGCTGCGTTTTGCCCGCGGATTTACTTCTGCGCTTATCATGGCTGTGGCAATCGGACTGATTGGCATGTTCGGCGGTCTGACCACGTCCTATTATGTAAATACACCACCGGGAGCGACGGTAGCGCTACTGCTGTTGTCCTTCCTGCTGATCGGGCTGGGCATCCAGCGGATCGTCAATCGTCTTCGTCGTGGCAATGATAGCGGATATGCGCCTGATCTAGACAGTCGCCGTTTCTGGCAACGTCAAAATGCAGGTGCGCAAAAGAGTAAGGTGCAAACCGAAGTGCTTCACAAAAACTGA
- a CDS encoding metal ABC transporter substrate-binding protein: protein MNNKRKLMTVPATALLSLGVLLAGCGNSGDSASSTNGTSSNGSSGNKLHIITSFYPMEEFTSKVAGDLADVETLIPAGTEPHDWEPTPQDIAKMTEADMIVYNGAGMEEWIDQVKDSLGSNGPTLVEASSGLQILEGSEEEGHEHEGDDHSAEEAEHSEEGHDHGGFDPHVWLSPKQAQAEVQNIETALAKLDPTHADQYKQNADAYIKELSQLDSDFTSGLSNAKRKDFITQHAAFAYLARDYGLTQVPISGLSPEQEPTAAQMAEVVNFAKQHNVKTIFFETLVSPQIAETIANEVGAQTAVLNPLEGLTADQIKSGENYISVMKENLAALEKALNE, encoded by the coding sequence ATGAACAACAAACGCAAACTGATGACTGTACCTGCCACAGCACTTCTAAGTCTAGGTGTATTGCTTGCCGGATGTGGCAATAGCGGAGACAGCGCATCATCTACAAACGGTACATCCTCTAACGGGAGTTCCGGTAACAAGCTACATATCATCACTAGCTTTTATCCGATGGAAGAATTCACCTCCAAAGTTGCCGGTGATCTGGCTGATGTAGAAACATTGATTCCTGCTGGAACCGAGCCGCATGATTGGGAACCAACTCCCCAAGATATTGCCAAAATGACCGAAGCCGATATGATCGTATATAACGGCGCTGGTATGGAAGAATGGATCGATCAGGTGAAAGATTCGCTTGGCAGCAATGGCCCTACACTGGTAGAAGCCAGCAGTGGTCTGCAAATTCTCGAAGGTAGTGAAGAGGAAGGGCATGAACACGAGGGCGACGATCATAGCGCTGAAGAAGCGGAACACAGCGAAGAAGGTCACGACCACGGTGGATTCGATCCACACGTTTGGCTGTCTCCAAAGCAAGCACAGGCGGAAGTACAAAATATCGAAACCGCACTGGCAAAGCTTGACCCGACTCATGCCGACCAATACAAGCAAAATGCGGATGCGTATATCAAAGAACTGTCCCAGCTGGATAGCGACTTCACCTCCGGGCTGTCCAATGCCAAACGTAAAGACTTTATTACGCAGCATGCAGCCTTTGCCTATCTGGCACGCGACTATGGATTGACTCAGGTACCAATCAGCGGATTATCGCCAGAGCAAGAACCAACTGCCGCTCAAATGGCAGAAGTCGTTAACTTTGCCAAACAGCACAACGTCAAAACGATCTTCTTCGAGACTTTGGTTTCCCCACAAATCGCCGAAACCATCGCCAACGAAGTCGGCGCCCAAACCGCCGTCCTTAACCCACTCGAAGGCTTAACCGCAGACCAAATCAAATCCGGCGAAAACTACATCTCTGTCATGAAAGAAAACCTCGCCGCTCTCGAAAAAGCACTAAACGAATAA
- a CDS encoding TetR/AcrR family transcriptional regulator produces MADDRKKLVLQAGGQLFAEKGYFATTVQDIAEQCNMSKASIYKMFSSKEDILLQIVRTLHEEIVDSSSMLHFEDDVSPHEQLVRKVEVQLQSFITKHDFFVSLNQNMPIELGSQIRQVMLDFKRMMLNWQKEALLEAFGSRIEHMVWDMAICMQGMTREMIFLNRLERKHRVESQNIAKVARLLVDTMEAMIEKRLEQEPVIDEQVAERLNLYVPDGNGRYFGESEWRKCMRELTQAIHRNSPEHVKADLIAAAERLDAERRKKVPQAFMMEALISYLKQREELQTEVAYLQHVYSANWEDEKHG; encoded by the coding sequence ATGGCAGACGATCGTAAAAAGCTGGTTTTACAAGCAGGTGGACAATTATTCGCAGAGAAGGGCTATTTTGCTACCACCGTGCAGGATATTGCCGAGCAATGCAATATGTCCAAAGCGTCCATCTATAAAATGTTTAGTTCCAAGGAGGATATTCTGCTACAGATCGTTCGTACGTTGCATGAAGAGATTGTGGATTCGTCCAGCATGCTGCATTTTGAAGACGATGTGTCGCCGCATGAACAGCTGGTGCGCAAGGTGGAGGTACAGCTGCAATCCTTTATTACAAAGCATGACTTCTTTGTCAGTCTGAATCAAAATATGCCGATTGAACTCGGTTCGCAGATTCGTCAGGTCATGCTGGACTTTAAACGTATGATGCTGAATTGGCAAAAGGAAGCGCTGCTGGAGGCGTTTGGCAGCCGCATCGAACATATGGTTTGGGATATGGCTATATGTATGCAGGGCATGACAAGAGAGATGATTTTTCTGAACCGATTGGAGCGCAAGCACCGAGTCGAATCGCAAAACATCGCCAAAGTCGCCCGATTACTTGTTGATACAATGGAAGCGATGATTGAGAAACGACTGGAGCAGGAGCCAGTCATTGACGAACAGGTCGCCGAGCGGCTGAATCTGTATGTCCCTGACGGCAATGGTCGTTATTTTGGAGAGAGTGAATGGCGAAAATGTATGCGCGAACTGACACAGGCGATTCACCGGAATAGCCCGGAGCATGTGAAAGCTGATCTGATCGCGGCGGCCGAACGACTGGATGCCGAACGCAGAAAAAAAGTACCGCAGGCATTCATGATGGAAGCCTTAATCTCCTATCTGAAGCAACGGGAAGAACTGCAAACCGAAGTTGCTTACCTACAACATGTATATTCCGCAAACTGGGAGGACGAGAAACATGGATAA
- a CDS encoding MDR family MFS transporter, which translates to MDNAVTEPRPKLNIGLIVGIMLAGAFVAILNQTLLVTALPHIMRDLNIDATAAQWLTTIFMLVNGIMIPITAYLIDKFNTRALFITSIGLFAIGTLIAAISPSFGWLLVGRVVQAAGAGIVMPLMQTVFLVIFPKERRGAAMGMIGLVISFAPAIGPTLSGWVVDTFSWRDLFYIILPIAVLDLIIAFFALKNVGKLRDPKLDIPSVILSTIGFGGLLYGFSTASKGWNDPTVIITIVVGLVSLLLFVTRQFKLEQPLLEFRVFKDRLFTISMIITVIVFTAMIGASTLLPLYIQNARHLSAVQSGLIVLPGAILMGIMSPITGRIFDKIGAKKLGFTGLLLLTVGTIPFTMLGDQTPVWMIVIMFAMRMLGLSMVMMPVTTAGLNQLPTHLLSHATAMNNTLRQVGGSIGTAVLITVFTNASTSAASAGQTADLAMIHGTNMAFLVASVLSVIALFMMFFLKEPPRVKPQSGESSTSSDDAKRNPSQRQQTKPVSQS; encoded by the coding sequence ATGGATAATGCTGTAACTGAGCCGCGACCAAAGTTAAATATTGGATTGATCGTGGGCATCATGCTGGCAGGGGCGTTCGTAGCGATCTTGAATCAGACGCTGCTCGTCACCGCACTGCCGCATATTATGAGAGACTTGAATATTGATGCGACTGCTGCGCAGTGGCTAACTACGATTTTTATGCTGGTTAACGGGATTATGATCCCGATTACCGCTTATTTGATTGATAAATTTAATACAAGAGCGTTGTTTATTACATCGATTGGTCTGTTTGCCATCGGTACGCTGATTGCAGCGATTTCGCCAAGCTTTGGCTGGTTGCTGGTTGGTCGTGTCGTACAGGCGGCAGGTGCTGGTATCGTTATGCCGTTGATGCAAACTGTATTTTTGGTGATTTTCCCGAAAGAACGACGCGGTGCGGCGATGGGGATGATCGGTTTGGTCATTTCGTTTGCGCCAGCCATTGGACCGACACTGTCAGGTTGGGTTGTGGATACATTCTCATGGCGTGATCTGTTCTACATCATTCTGCCGATTGCTGTGCTTGACCTGATTATTGCATTCTTTGCTCTGAAAAATGTTGGTAAGCTGCGCGATCCGAAACTGGATATTCCGTCGGTCATTTTGTCGACAATTGGTTTTGGTGGACTGCTGTACGGCTTCAGTACCGCGTCCAAAGGCTGGAATGATCCAACCGTCATTATTACCATTGTCGTCGGTCTGGTCAGTCTGCTGCTGTTCGTTACCCGTCAATTCAAGCTGGAACAGCCGCTGTTAGAGTTCCGCGTGTTCAAAGATCGTTTATTTACCATTTCGATGATTATTACAGTGATCGTATTTACAGCGATGATCGGTGCTTCGACACTGTTGCCGCTGTATATCCAAAATGCACGCCATCTGTCGGCGGTGCAATCCGGTCTGATTGTATTACCGGGTGCGATTCTGATGGGGATCATGTCACCGATCACTGGACGGATCTTTGATAAAATCGGTGCGAAGAAGCTGGGCTTCACGGGTCTGTTACTGCTTACGGTCGGTACCATTCCATTCACCATGCTCGGTGACCAAACGCCAGTATGGATGATCGTCATCATGTTCGCGATGCGGATGCTTGGATTGTCCATGGTGATGATGCCGGTAACGACTGCCGGTCTGAATCAACTGCCGACCCATCTGTTATCTCACGCGACAGCGATGAATAATACATTGCGTCAGGTCGGAGGCTCGATTGGTACAGCGGTATTGATTACCGTGTTCACCAATGCTTCGACTTCGGCAGCCTCTGCTGGGCAAACTGCTGATCTTGCTATGATTCATGGTACGAATATGGCGTTCTTGGTTGCTTCCGTGCTGTCGGTGATCGCGCTGTTCATGATGTTCTTCTTAAAAGAACCACCGCGCGTAAAACCGCAATCTGGTGAATCGTCCACATCTTCGGACGACGCCAAACGTAACCCGTCCCAACGCCAACAAACAAAACCGGTATCTCAATCTTGA
- a CDS encoding NADH-dependent flavin oxidoreductase: MNPKYKALFEPFTLNDGIELKNRIVLAPMTHSSSNPDETISDAELEYYASRTTGVGLAITAVGHVTPGGKGFANQFRVVGDEFTPGLTRLSETLKKNGAKSVLQIFHAGRQSPPELVDGDVTAPSAVASVRNDGNEGVVPRELTAQEIDDIIKDFGKATANAIAAGFDGVEIHGANGYLIQQFFSPHSNRREDKWGGDVHGRLAFPLAVVDEVQRVVKEQAKGPFIVGYRFSPEEPETPGITMADTLVLIDALAEKNLSYLHVSLMDYNSAPRRGVDDTRSRLTIIQERVGNKVPVIGVGSVKTPDDAVAALETGAPLVALGRQLIVEPAWVEKVESGRENEIMYAISKNDQQALTLPDPLWNMVINVPGWFPIVEAEESAK; encoded by the coding sequence TTGAATCCGAAATATAAAGCATTGTTTGAGCCATTTACACTGAACGACGGTATTGAATTGAAAAACCGCATCGTTCTGGCGCCAATGACACACTCTTCTTCCAACCCGGACGAAACGATCTCTGATGCGGAGCTGGAATACTATGCAAGTCGTACAACAGGTGTAGGTCTTGCTATTACTGCTGTTGGTCATGTGACCCCGGGGGGTAAAGGCTTTGCCAATCAATTCCGTGTTGTGGGTGATGAGTTCACACCAGGTCTGACCCGTCTGTCTGAAACGCTGAAAAAGAACGGCGCTAAATCCGTTCTGCAAATTTTCCATGCTGGTCGTCAATCACCACCTGAGCTGGTTGATGGCGATGTAACCGCACCAAGCGCGGTAGCAAGCGTACGTAACGATGGCAATGAAGGCGTAGTTCCACGCGAACTGACTGCACAAGAAATCGACGACATTATCAAAGATTTTGGTAAAGCGACTGCGAATGCTATCGCAGCTGGCTTTGATGGTGTAGAGATTCACGGTGCAAATGGTTATCTGATTCAACAGTTCTTCTCTCCACATTCCAACCGTCGTGAAGACAAATGGGGTGGCGACGTACACGGTCGTCTGGCATTCCCACTGGCAGTCGTGGACGAAGTACAACGTGTTGTCAAAGAACAAGCGAAAGGTCCATTTATCGTCGGATACCGCTTCTCTCCAGAAGAACCGGAAACACCGGGTATCACAATGGCAGATACGCTCGTACTGATCGATGCACTAGCTGAGAAAAACCTGAGCTATCTGCACGTATCTCTGATGGATTACAACTCTGCACCACGTCGTGGCGTAGACGATACTCGCTCCCGTCTGACCATCATTCAAGAGCGTGTAGGTAACAAAGTACCGGTCATCGGTGTTGGTTCGGTAAAAACACCGGATGATGCTGTAGCTGCACTGGAAACAGGCGCACCGTTGGTCGCTCTTGGTCGCCAACTGATCGTTGAACCGGCATGGGTAGAAAAAGTAGAATCCGGTCGTGAGAACGAAATCATGTATGCTATTAGCAAAAACGATCAACAAGCACTGACTCTGCCAGACCCACTGTGGAACATGGTCATCAACGTTCCAGGCTGGTTCCCTATTGTAGAAGCAGAAGAATCTGCGAAGTAA